The genomic interval ATGGACAATTCATTCGGTTTGTCTTTTTATGGTGCCAGGCACCATAAAAAAGTGATTTGGATTTGTGTATTTGGTAATCACAAAGAATGAAGACTAGGAAAACTCTCATTGTCTTCATCCCCTGTTCCCCTCATATGTACAATTGTCTTTTTTATGGTGCCTGGCACCGAAAAAAGACAATTACTTTTTCTTCTCTTTCGGCAAAAAAAGTACATCGAAATCCTCTAAGCTATCAATCCCATCTGCTTCCATCTTCTCGCCAACTGCTGCTACCAATAATCGGATTCCTTCTTCTACGGCTACCTGCTCGCTTGGCTGCAAATTTTCTAATACCGAACCCATTATTTTTTGAATCGGCTTTGGTGATGTTTCTTCAATTATTTTGACCATTTTTTCTGTTAACATAATCTGTACAGAGCGTTTGTCTTGCGGATTCGGTTTCTTAATGAGAATCCCTTTTTCTGTTAGTCTTTCCACAATATCCGAAACCGTACTTTGTGTCATGCGAAGATTTTGGGTAAGCTGCTTTACACTAATTTTTTTATTTATAAAGACCTCTAGAATGACGCGTGCTTGCGGAGCCGTTAGTCCATGCTCTTCTGCATGTCTCTGTAGGCTCTTCATAATAAAGCGATTCAAGAAATCAATCGATTCCCAAATGTATGTGGCCCTATCTAGCATTTGATAACTCCTTTCTTTAAAAAGTTTTATTTTAAGGCTGTTTTCGTAAAGTTTGTTGCTATGAGCCGCAGCCTGAATACACTCCGCTTTCCGTGGGGCTCGCGCTGAGCCGCGGTCTGCTTCCGCCTGCAGGGTCTCAGGCTGTCTCGCTAATCCCCGTGGCGTCTACGTGTATTCAGGCTGCTCAGATTTCCTCATTAATTGATTTTTTCTATTAAGAAAGCAACAATCTTTTAGAAAACAGCCTATTTTAAAGAAAAACTCGCAAGCATGCTGCGAGTCCTTCTTTGCTTAGGTAAAGGTTACGATGCCTCTTCAAACTGACTATTATAAAGCTCTGCATAGAAGCCATTCTTTTCAATTAGTTCCTTATGCGTACCTGCTTCGATAATGTCTCCCTCTTTCATCACGAGGATTAAGTCTGCATTTTTTATCGTCGACAGTCTATGGGCAATAACAAAGGAAGTTTTTCCTTCTGTCAGCTTATCCATTGCTTGTTGAATCAACAATTCTGTGCGCGTATCGACAGAGCTAGTCGCTTCATCGAGAATAAGCAATGGTGCGATTTTTACCATCGCACGGGCAATAGTAATAAGCTGTTTTTGCCCTGCTGATAAACTCGTCTTGTCATCTAAGATTGTATCATAGCGATTTGGCAGTGTTTGAATGAAATGATGTAATCCTACTGCTTTGCAGGCTGCTTCCACTTCTTCATCGGATACACCTTCTCTAGAATACACGATGTTATCGCGAATCGAACCTTCAAATATCCATGTATCCTGAAGCACCATGCAGAATAAATCATGGAGCGCTTCTCTTGTCATTTGATTGGTTGGAACACCATCAATAGTAATTTCCCCACCATTCACCTCATAAAAACGCATAAGCAAGTTAATTAACGTTGTTTTTCCAGCTCCAGTTGGACCTACTATCGCTACCTTCTGACCAGCTTTTACCTGTACAGAAAAGTCCTTTATAACGGCTTTATCTTCACTGTATCCAAAGCGTACATGCTTAAATTCCACATCGCCTTTAACATTCTGCAGTTTTTCTTTCTTTTCTACTTCCTTAACAAGCTCTTCTTCTGCCAAGAATTCAAAAACACGTCCACTTGCCGCTGCAGTTTGTTGTAAATTTGTTGCCGCTTGTGCAATTTGCTGAAGCGGCTGTGTAAATAAACGAATGTAGAGCATAAAGGCAACAATAACACCAAATGAAATACTTCCATTAACGGCAAGCACTGCACCAACAATACATACAACCACATAGCCGAAGTTTCCAATAAACATCATTAATGGCATCATCAGCCCTGACATAAATTGCGATTTCCATGCACTTTCAAATAGTCGCGTATTAATGGACGTAAAAGCATCCTTCGCCTGTTGCTCCCCATTGTAAGCTTTCACAACATTATGACCAGAATAGATTTCCTCTATATGGCCATTCAGTTTCCCAAGCTCTTGCTGCTGTTGGGCAAAGAACTTCTGTGATTTTGAAATAATAAAAAACATAAAGGCAAAACCAATGAATGTAGAGAGAATCGCTGTAATTGCCATAATCCAGTTAGTATAGAACATCATGATTAAAGAACCGATGAACATCGTAACAGCCGTAATTAAGCTACTAACACTTTGGTTCATCGTCTGTCCAACCATATCAACATCATTTGTGACACGGCTTAGAACATCACCTGTTGTTGTATTATCAAAATAGCTTAAAGGCAATCGATTAATTTTCCCCGAAATATCTCTTCTTAATTGTTTCGAAATCCTTTGTGTAACAGTTGCCATAATAAAGCCTTGAACATAATTGAAAATATAGCCTAACCCATAGAGGAATACCAGAAAAATAGCAACATCATAGACAGCATCAAGATCAATTTCTCCCATTAAACCTGCTGTAATATAGTCTGTCATTTTGCTTAGCTGATCAGGACCAATAATACTGAAGATCGCTGCTGCCATCGCAAGGATTAAAGCCAGGATAATAATTGGAAAATAGGCTTTACAGTAAACTCCTAATTCCTTCAAACTCGATAAATTCATGCCTTTCGCAGCAGGAGGGATTGCTTCTGTTGGCTGTTTATCCTGCTCCTCGGTTTGGGAGGAATTTAATTTATTTTGCGCTTCTTTTTCATGACGTTTACCCAATTTCGAGTTCCTCCTTTGATAATTGTGATAAGGCAATTTCTTGATACACATCACATGTGATCATCAGCTCATCATGCGTACCCATTCCAACTACTTCCCCTTTATCTAAAACAAGAATTCGATCAGCATCTTTAATCGTTCCAATACGCTGTGCAACGATAATGTTTGTGGCATCATTTATTTTCTCTTTTAACTTGGAACGTAGCACGCGGTCTGTTTTATAATCCAATGCAGAAAACGAATCATCAAATAAATAGATTTCCGGATCTTTATAAATGGCACGAGCAATCGATAATCTCTGTTTCTGCCCACCAGAAAGATTCGTTCCCCCTTGCGAAATCGCTGCTTCATATTGTTCTTCCATTTTTTCAATAAAATCCTTTCCTTGCGCAATTTCTACTGCTCTTTTCACTTCCTCTTCCGTTTGCTTCTCTCCGCCAAAAGCGACATTGGAAGTAACGGAACCACTGAACATAACCGCTTTTTGGGATACATAGCCAATTTTATCTCGCAGCGCTTCTAGCTTATAATTTTTCACGTTAAGGCCATCCACCAGAATTTCGCCATCGGTTGCTTCCATAAAACGTGGAATCAGGTTGAGTAATGTACTTTTTCCACTACCTGTTGAACCTATGATTGCGACTGTTTCTCCCTTGGAAGCAGTAAAGCTGATATCTTTAAGAATATAATCATTCGCACCAGGATATTTAAAGCTAACATGGCGAAATTCAATTTCTCCTTTGCTGTCCCCTTCCGATTGTGCACCACTCTTTATTTTCACCTCAGTATCCAGCACTTCGTTGATTCTTTTCGCTGAAACAGCGGCACGAGGAAACATGACAAATGCGATAGAAAGCATCATAAAGGCCATAATAATCTGCATCGCATAAGAAGAAAATACGACCATATCAGAGAACAATGGTAATCTATCTGCCATTGGAGCATTATTGATTAGCACCGCTCCAATCCAGTAAATAGCAAGACTCATCCCTGACATAATAAGAGTAATTGTCGGCATCATCACAGCCATTGTTCTTGTTGTAAAAAGATTCGTATCTGTTAGTTCCTTATTCGCTTTCTCAAACTTCTCTTCGTGATAATGAGTTGCATTATAAGCATGAACCACACGAATACCTGTTAAATTTTCTCTTGTTACCATATTAAGATTATCTGTTAGCTTCTGGATTACTTTAAATTTAGGAAGTGCCACAAGAACAAGGATAGCGATTAACACTAGTAGCACCACAATCGCGACACCAGTTGCAGCGGTCCATTCCCAGCTTTTCCCCATAATCTTAAAAACACCCCAAACCGCAATAATCGGAGCCTTTATCACAATTTGCAAGCTTAATATAATCAGCATTTGCACTTGCATAATATCATTAGTAGAACGAGTAATTAAGCTCGCTGTAGAAAAACTAGAGAGCTCTTCCATTGAAAAGGATAAGGTTTTATCAAAGACCTTTTTGCGCAGGCGATTTGAAAAGCCAGCAGCTACTTTTGCCGCAAAATAGACGGTTATAATGGATGCAACCATGCTCCCCACTGCACAAAGTAACATAAATGCCCCTTGTGTGAGAACGTCACTTAACTCACTTCCTTCTGTTTGAACAAGTCTCGTGATTTCCGCCATATAATCTGGAAGCTTCAAATCAAGCCATACTTGCCCAACAATAAAGACTAACGCACAGACAATGAGCCACCAGTCTCTCTTCTCGAAATTTTTAAAAATCCTTAACATGAATCCATTCCTCCCCATGTTGCCAAACATATTTGTTGGTTTTGATGTTAATGTTCCTTCATCTCAGCTTGTGTTCCAGCCCTTTGTTTTATTCTGGATCCATATTTTGAGGTTATTTTACAAACTAAAAACTATATCGAACAAGATGCATCGCATCCGATATATCGTATGCGATTATATTAATGATTTTATAGATGATTGTCAAACGATAATATTTACCATTATGTAGTTTAGTGAAAAAAAAACAGCTCCACTAGTTAGGAGCTGTTTCCTCTATTTTATGATTTCTTTTAATGTGTTCTTAAAGCTGTTATACACAAATGTCCAAATAGCTGGCTCTGTTCGATATGTCTCTTTTAATTGCTTATAAAATTCTTTTTGTTTTTCCTCAAATGCTGGATCCTCTTTTGCTGGGAGCTTCGCGCGACCTTCATTCACCATTTCTTGTACTTCTGGTGCGCGAGGTCCCCATTTGCCGACTAATTCCCCTTGTTCATTTAAAACAAGTACCATTGGAATCGCTCTGCCGCCGTTTGTTAAATGTCTGTCGATTAAATCCGTATCCGCATCTCTTAATGCCACATTCATCTGAAGGTCTGCTGCTTCCACTAATTTGCGAAGAATCGGATTAATCACCATCGCATCCCCACACCAATCTTCCGTTATCGTCAGGAAGTGAAGGTTATGCTGCTTTAATTCTTCCGCAAAACCATCTTCAGGCAGCGTAAAGTTTTGATACACCTCATAGCTTTCCTCTTTCAATGTACTCATATTGTCCATGTATGCTTGAATGCTTGATCCTTCTTCGAAATATTGTTGTTCTGTCTTCATATGTACACTCTCCTTTTTGTGTAAGCCTTGTCTATTATTTTACTATTTATTCGGTTTTCATTCTATTTTGAGGATTGAGGAGGATTTCCATTTTTTGATAGATGATTGCATGGTCGTTTGTTACAATGAAGGAATAGTAGATTAATTAGGGATGGGAGTTATAGGCATGAAGAAATTTCTTTCTACACTTGTGATGATGGTGATTGGCGCAGCATTTGGCGGTGCGCTTTCGCTTCTTATTTTATCAGGGGATGTTAGTGTTGCTAGTGTTGTGACTAGCTTGATTTGTGTAGTTGTATTTTATGTCGTACATATTATTTTGCATGAAGCAGGACATTTTATTTTTGGAAAATTAACGGGCTATTCTCTCGTATCTTTCCGCGTTTTTTCATGGATGGTTGTTCCGACAAAGAACGGCTTGGAGCGAAAAAAGCTGCATGTCCCGGGAACACTTGGTCAATGCTTAATGGCTCCTCCGCCATATATTGCGGGCAAGTTTCCATTTAAGCTGTATTTATGTGGTGGAGTGATCATGAATTTTCTTGCGAGTGCTGTCGTTGGGTTGATTGCCTGGCTTGCAGGAGAATTAGCTTTAGTTGCTAGTATCTTTATTCTTCTAGGGCTGTTCATCGGCTTAACAAATATCATTCCCTTTGGATTTAACGATGGAATGACGTTAAAAATGTCTTGGAAAAAGGAAAGCAAGCAATGGCAGCTTTTTTCCCAGTTTTATATCAATGCCCAAACTTCAAATGGGGTCACTTATCAGGAGTTGCCAAAGGAATTATTTGCATTACCTGCAGGCGATGATGGGAAGGACTATTTTTCACAGTGGACTCTCTGCATCCAGCAAGCTCTGGCAATGGACCGCCTAGATTTTGAAGAGGCAAAAAGGATTAATGATTTGCTATGGGAAAGAAAAGAACAGCTTATTACCCTTTTCCGAGTCGAAATTGCAAAAGAGCGATTGTTTTTATTGGCTGTTTTGGAGGGAGATAAGGAAGAAGCCCGTTCCATTTATGCGTCGAAGGAAGTTAAACGGTATTTGGCGATAAAACAGATGAGTAACAAGCGCATTGCTGCTGCTTATGAGCTTTATGTGAATGGGGACCGGGAAAAGGCGGTTGCGCTTTGCGAAGAGGGTGTTGGGCTAGAGGCTAATAATCCGAATGCGGCGGATGTTTTGTTGGAGAAGAAGATGATGGGGGTTTTATTGGGGGATTGAGGTTTGGGTGGGGTTGCAGGTTGATTTCAGGTCTGGGTGTTGGCTGATATATTTGCTGTTTGGCTGATTTCCCCTTTGCTTTGGCTGATATATTTGCTGTTTGGCTGATTTTCTCTTTGCTTTGGCTGATATGTTTGCACTTTGGCTGATTTCCCCTTTGCTTTGGCTGATATGTTTGCACTTTGGCTGATTTCCTCTTTGCTTTGGCTGATATATTTGCTGTTTGGCTGATTTCCTCTCTGCTTTGGCTGATATGTTTGCACTTTGGCTGATTTACCCTTTTCTTTGGCTGATATATTTGCACTTTGGCTGATTTACCCTTTTCTTTGGCTGATATATTTGCACTTTGGCTGATTTCCTCTCTGCTTTGGCTGATATATTTGCACTTTGGCTGATTTTCCCTTTGCTTTGGCCGATATGTTTGCACTTTGGCTGATTTACCCTTTTCTTTGGCTGATTTGTTTGCACTTTGGCTAATTTTCCCTTTGCTTTGGCTGATTTCAGTCTCATCGTGAGTAAGAGTTCCTATCCTAATCATTGTGCATTCGAAATATTGTTCAAGTGTTTACGGTTTATGGTACTTTCTACCCTTATTTTCTCCTGTACTTGGCAATTTCATCCTTACTAGCATCTTTGCAGCTGTTTCACGCGAGGTAATGTGGGCAAATTCGCGAAATTCCTTATTTGTGATAGTGGGTTTTATTAATAAAAGGTAATCTATAACAGCCTTTTGATGGGCAGCTGTATCATAGCTGTTACAATGAGGACAAAACCATTTCCGTTTCTTCCGCTGCATTGCAAATTTTTCACATGCTGGGCATTGGACTCCTGTGATAAGATCACTTGGTTGTAGTCCATATTTTTTTAGTAAATCAACGGTTTCTGTGGTGTTATTTTTCATGAAGTTTTTCGATACTTTGCGTAGCATCTTCCTATCCATCACGATCACTTTATATTTTAGATGCATTTGTTCCCATTTTTCTAAAAAACTGTGGCTGTGGATGACTTTGTCTTTAATGGCGGGATTTCCTTTTATGATTGTTGATGGATTACTAAAAATGACTAAGAATTCGATGGGAATTGGTGGGAGGTTGTGTAGCTTGAAGTATGTTTGTAATTGGCGTTGGTGCCTTTTCGCTTGCGAAATTGGATCAGAAAATCCTTCTTCCTTTTCATCGACTTTGCGAATTAACTGATTAAAGTTGGAGTCAAAGTGAACCTCTCCATAATAGTTTTTGCATTCTAAAATGAGGGCAAATCTCTGTGTGAGAATGAGGTAGTCTATCTGAAAATATGTTTTTCCATCGTAAAGACGGAGATTATGAATGATGAGACAATCTTTTTCCGGCAGAAACTGCAGATAATACTTCATTTCTTTTTCTCCACGAAAACCAGCTAATAGTTTCCTTAAATCTTCCATTACATTCGGTCTAAGTTTATGCGTTTCTTTTAACCTAATGATGAGCAACTCGGTGGATTTCAATCGATCACTCTTGCAAATTTCGTTTAAGAACAATTTTCCACTTCCTTTCTTGTTTTCTATTAGTATTCTATTTGATAGCTTAAAATCCCTTTTTGGAGGGGGAGCGAAATTTGGGTTTGGCTGATATCTTTGTAGTTTGGCTGATATCTTCTCACTTTGGCTGATTTCCTTCCTGCTTTGGCTGATATCTTCTCACTTTGGCTGATTTCCTCTCTACCTTGGCTGATATCTCCATTTTCCTACTAGCATTCATCTTCTCTCACCCAATTCGCCCGCTCCTTAAGCTTAATTAACTTCTTTCCACTCAAAACTCCTCATAAACAGCTGGATCTTGATCCGCAATCCGCCCATCAACACGCGTTAGCCCAGAAATTTGCTGCATTTGTTCTTCTGTTAACTGAAAATCGAATATTTCTAGGTTTTCTTGTTGTCTTTGTGGGGAGCTTGATTTTGGGATTGGCAAGGCTCCTAGTTGGGTGTGCCATCTTAGGATGACTTGGGATATTGTTTTGCTGTGTGCTTCTGCTATTTGTTGAATGGTTTCGTTTTCTAGGACGTTGTTTGCGCGACCGAGTGGGCTCCATGATTCGGTTATAATTCCGTTTTCTTTGTCGTAGGCTAATTGCTCTTTTTGGGAGAAATATGGATGTAATTCTACTTGGTTAATGCTCGGCAATACGCCTGTTTCTTTTTTCAAGCGATCGAGATGCTCTGGTAAGAAGTTGCACACGCCGATGGAGCGAATGAGTCCCCATTTTTGGGCGTCGATTAATGCTTGCCATGCTTCTACGTATAAATCTGTTTTTGGGTTTGGCCAGTGAATAAGGAATAAATCGTAATAATCTAGCTTGGTGCGGTAGAGTGATTCTTGGATGGTATAGATGGCTTTGTCGTATTGATGGTGTCTGCCTGGAAGCTTGGATGTAATAAGCAATTGATCTCTGCTGACTGAGCTGCGGCGAATCGCTTCTCCAACTGCTCCTTCATTTTCGTAGTTGAAAGCAGAGTCGAGCAAGC from Niallia sp. FSL W8-0635 carries:
- a CDS encoding MarR family winged helix-turn-helix transcriptional regulator; protein product: MLDRATYIWESIDFLNRFIMKSLQRHAEEHGLTAPQARVILEVFINKKISVKQLTQNLRMTQSTVSDIVERLTEKGILIKKPNPQDKRSVQIMLTEKMVKIIEETSPKPIQKIMGSVLENLQPSEQVAVEEGIRLLVAAVGEKMEADGIDSLEDFDVLFLPKEKKK
- a CDS encoding ABC transporter ATP-binding protein, encoding MGKRHEKEAQNKLNSSQTEEQDKQPTEAIPPAAKGMNLSSLKELGVYCKAYFPIIILALILAMAAAIFSIIGPDQLSKMTDYITAGLMGEIDLDAVYDVAIFLVFLYGLGYIFNYVQGFIMATVTQRISKQLRRDISGKINRLPLSYFDNTTTGDVLSRVTNDVDMVGQTMNQSVSSLITAVTMFIGSLIMMFYTNWIMAITAILSTFIGFAFMFFIISKSQKFFAQQQQELGKLNGHIEEIYSGHNVVKAYNGEQQAKDAFTSINTRLFESAWKSQFMSGLMMPLMMFIGNFGYVVVCIVGAVLAVNGSISFGVIVAFMLYIRLFTQPLQQIAQAATNLQQTAAASGRVFEFLAEEELVKEVEKKEKLQNVKGDVEFKHVRFGYSEDKAVIKDFSVQVKAGQKVAIVGPTGAGKTTLINLLMRFYEVNGGEITIDGVPTNQMTREALHDLFCMVLQDTWIFEGSIRDNIVYSREGVSDEEVEAACKAVGLHHFIQTLPNRYDTILDDKTSLSAGQKQLITIARAMVKIAPLLILDEATSSVDTRTELLIQQAMDKLTEGKTSFVIAHRLSTIKNADLILVMKEGDIIEAGTHKELIEKNGFYAELYNSQFEEAS
- a CDS encoding ABC transporter ATP-binding protein, translated to MLRIFKNFEKRDWWLIVCALVFIVGQVWLDLKLPDYMAEITRLVQTEGSELSDVLTQGAFMLLCAVGSMVASIITVYFAAKVAAGFSNRLRKKVFDKTLSFSMEELSSFSTASLITRSTNDIMQVQMLIILSLQIVIKAPIIAVWGVFKIMGKSWEWTAATGVAIVVLLVLIAILVLVALPKFKVIQKLTDNLNMVTRENLTGIRVVHAYNATHYHEEKFEKANKELTDTNLFTTRTMAVMMPTITLIMSGMSLAIYWIGAVLINNAPMADRLPLFSDMVVFSSYAMQIIMAFMMLSIAFVMFPRAAVSAKRINEVLDTEVKIKSGAQSEGDSKGEIEFRHVSFKYPGANDYILKDISFTASKGETVAIIGSTGSGKSTLLNLIPRFMEATDGEILVDGLNVKNYKLEALRDKIGYVSQKAVMFSGSVTSNVAFGGEKQTEEEVKRAVEIAQGKDFIEKMEEQYEAAISQGGTNLSGGQKQRLSIARAIYKDPEIYLFDDSFSALDYKTDRVLRSKLKEKINDATNIIVAQRIGTIKDADRILVLDKGEVVGMGTHDELMITCDVYQEIALSQLSKEELEIG
- a CDS encoding thioredoxin family protein, whose protein sequence is MKTEQQYFEEGSSIQAYMDNMSTLKEESYEVYQNFTLPEDGFAEELKQHNLHFLTITEDWCGDAMVINPILRKLVEAADLQMNVALRDADTDLIDRHLTNGGRAIPMVLVLNEQGELVGKWGPRAPEVQEMVNEGRAKLPAKEDPAFEEKQKEFYKQLKETYRTEPAIWTFVYNSFKNTLKEIIK
- a CDS encoding nuclease-related domain-containing protein; translation: MFLNEICKSDRLKSTELLIIRLKETHKLRPNVMEDLRKLLAGFRGEKEMKYYLQFLPEKDCLIIHNLRLYDGKTYFQIDYLILTQRFALILECKNYYGEVHFDSNFNQLIRKVDEKEEGFSDPISQAKRHQRQLQTYFKLHNLPPIPIEFLVIFSNPSTIIKGNPAIKDKVIHSHSFLEKWEQMHLKYKVIVMDRKMLRKVSKNFMKNNTTETVDLLKKYGLQPSDLITGVQCPACEKFAMQRKKRKWFCPHCNSYDTAAHQKAVIDYLLLIKPTITNKEFREFAHITSRETAAKMLVRMKLPSTGENKGRKYHKP
- a CDS encoding aldo/keto reductase, which gives rise to MNTTIPQITLNDGLVIPAIGLGTYNLRGASGVQAMTSAIDMGYRLLDSAFNYENEGAVGEAIRRSSVSRDQLLITSKLPGRHHQYDKAIYTIQESLYRTKLDYYDLFLIHWPNPKTDLYVEAWQALIDAQKWGLIRSIGVCNFLPEHLDRLKKETGVLPSINQVELHPYFSQKEQLAYDKENGIITESWSPLGRANNVLENETIQQIAEAHSKTISQVILRWHTQLGALPIPKSSSPQRQQENLEIFDFQLTEEQMQQISGLTRVDGRIADQDPAVYEEF